From the genome of Trachemys scripta elegans isolate TJP31775 chromosome 2, CAS_Tse_1.0, whole genome shotgun sequence:
AGGACTAAAATCCACTCAACTTTAGGTTTTAGGACACTTCATTTATACATACCAATCAGACAACGAacagctgctgtttgttggcttTGCTTTACAAAAAGGTTTTGATTCTGGTGTTCTCCTGTTTAAGGTTTCACTTTCCAAGGGCTTATTTTGCACTGTGATTGACAGTTTCCTTGTGGTCAGTATGCAACTCTTACAATTCAAGAGGAGTTGTCTTACAGAACTGTAAACTGATACTCTGCTCCTGCACACTTTTATGCACAAGAGTAACGTTTTGCATGTAAGCGAGCACAAGTCCTGCACAGTTACTCATGTGTAAGCAGGAGCGAGGCGTTAGTGGAAAATAAGATTATGAATAAATAAGAGTAATGAAACCTATTCTCTATTAAAACGCCACAAAATgtacctttaaaataaatttgccaAAAATGCTCATCTTTCAAGTACAATCATAAGTCAGCTATGGGAATAACAATTAAACTAAGATTTTTCAAGAGCAACCAGTGATTTTCactgcccaacttgagaccccttAAACAGACCATTTTCAGAGAGCAtatgctcagcactttctaaaagtcgggcccctttaaggtgtcaagTGGATGCCATAAAACTGGAGGCAGCTTACCTACGTACAAATGAAAATCCTGGCCACTGTTTTGGGTTAAATGCTAAGATTAAAGCCATTCTggctataaaaaaaaatgctttggttCTTACATGTCATGATGGAAGaattcagcctttttttttttcttttttttataaaaacagcTCAACTTCCAGCTGTAATAGTATTAAAACAAAATTCCTACATAGAAAAATAAAGGATAAACATTATCCATCTATTTTATATTATGTCATATATAAAAGTTTGTTCAGTGACAGGATATTTAAATTTCTTTGCTGTAGAATATCTCAATaccattttcccctccccacccccccgtgcAGTCTAAGTTTTCTGGTGAAGTGGTAACACTACATCTTAGAGCTTatccagagggaaaaaaatatcagttaGTAATTTCACTTCTCCAAagctataaatatattaaaaaaagtcttCAGATTCTAGCAAAGAGGGTGCCAAATTTCTCCAATGACCACTTAATTCCCCTCGCCCCCAACGACAAAAAAGTGAAATTCAATTGTGAATCCACAAGAAATCTTGCATGTTTCACAACACGCGCGAATCCCTCAGAGTTTATACAAATGTCATCTGAACCTTAGGCTCGCTCTAGTCACGTCTTTCAATAAGGAGCTCTTTTTTCCAGCTTGTGCTTCGTGAGGAAGTACTTAAAGAATTCATACACTGACCACGCGATGGCAGTTGAAGGCATCTGGTAAATGACACGAGCCTGCACCCCTCGGAAATACCCGGGGATACCGCCCAGCTGATAAACTGTCCTGAAAGCATTGGCCATTCCTGAGAGGTGCCCACTGATGTTCACCGAACTCAAGGCCATGTTTTCTTGAGTGTTGAGCAACGTCTTGCAGACGTCAAGGGGTGTGGTGGCAGCGGCAGCCACTGCTCCCGCGATGGCACCAGAGAGGATGTGCGAGCGGGGGTTGTATTCCCGGCGCGGGTTGATTTGCTCCTGCATGAACTCGTACGTGATGAAGTGAATGGCTTGGAAGGGGACGTTCATGGTGAGTTGCGTGGTATAACTCCTGTAGAAGGCACCCAGTCCTTCAGTCCTATGCACTGTTCGTATGCACTCCAAGACTGTTTTGTAGGGGGAGTTGTACATCTGCATCCGCTGCTTCACCACTGATTCAGTAGCAGCCACGGGAGGTCACGTGGCACCAGATGGGATGGATAGGCAGCCAATGGGATAAAAGATAAACAAATTAGACACAAGTTCTTTTGTAATTATCATCCCAACCTTGAGCTATGCTCCCAATTCACATACACTGCAAACCTTCCCTATACCAATGGGGAGCACCCTAAGTGGATAATGCTGCAGATACAAGAAGATACAACAGATGCTTCTAAGTGATAATCATCCTAGTCAagtctttaaacaaaaatatagcTACATACTTCACCCTTTCATAGAGCTTTCCCACACTGGATAGAACTCTCAATTCCTCAGTAAGGCAAAGATAATTTTAGAGATGACGGAGATAAATTAAGAGGCTGATTCTGCTTCTTTAgaagtcagttgcaaaactcACCACAGCACCACCCCATAACAGCCATGGAAGCACAACTGTGTTAAGTGACTTTGTCCAAGGCTGTAgagactcagtggcagagctaggagcgCAACTCACAAGTGCTTGGCTTGTGGTCCCATGCTCCAATTAGCCACTATGATGTTGCCTCTTCAAAGAATGTTTTTAACCGACAACAAAGCAGATTGAAAACTAGAAATTTccaaacatttctattttgtgggaaagaaaaaaagaaaatttgtgAGTTTTTGCAAAAACACTTCTCCAGACAGTTACAAGAAATATAGTGAAATCTGATACTATAAATATTTTTCCCTTAAGGAAAAGTTTTCCTTAAAGTGTACATTAAGAACCCTCCCATCATTTTCCACAAAGCACTTAGATATCTAACACATGAAGGCCACAGCATATCAAGAACATATACTTCAGCAGCAGTACGCTGATAAACATGCAGTAGTGAACGTTAAGCCACACAGAGTGAAATAAGGAGTGCTGGGATACTTTAGGTGGATAATGTCTGTTTGTGCAAATCCAAGAGTGCATTTTGCATGCAACACTGCAATTATGGGCTCCGGCCAGTAGTTACTCTGCAAGTGATCTATTGTGCAGGTGAGACACTCCGAAGACTCTGGAATGACATCAttgccccattgactccaatttCACCCCAGAAGTCTTCCCATCAGTTTAAAAAGGATGCACAGCGAGGAACAACATGCAGAAACTAACAGGCTttctatgtgtgtgtgcgcgcgcgcgctcaGCACCATAGCATGAGGGCTTTAAATATCAAGTACCATGCTTAGAGAATGAATAATTACCAATAACTTTCTTAGAATTTCCCCAAGATGATATTCTGCCTTCAGAATGGTACCAACCCAGCTAACCCAAATGAATGCTGCTCAAGGGCAGAATTTCCACCTAAGCCTGGATGACATATTTGCAGGACacattggtttttatttttctgatttctgGCTACACAGTTGGGTTTTTAATAAATAAGAGGCTATAGATTTAGGAAGGcttaacaaaaaaaacacaacaacaacaagagcCAAAAGGGCATTCAGAATGTTTTGCTCTTCAATAGTTGGCTTAGAGAAGCGGATAAAAATGTCAACAGTCAAATGGAGGACCTATTTTATTCCTCAGTATATGTTAGGAGAAAAAGAATCCACACAACTGAGAAGTTCCATCAATTTCAACTGAAGTGATCAGTTTCTTTGCACAAGCTTACCCTGGTCCTTAGCCCACAGCCAGTGAAAAAAAGAGTAGTTGTTACACACTACTCAACTGGTGTGTTTCCAAGCAACTTACTTTCTTCCCCCAATTCAACTCCATTTCCACATACAGTAAAGGACATTACCTTCAGCCGGATTCATTACTGCATCATGGAGCAATGTGGCCATGCTCCCGGCTATCCCTGCAAAACAGAAGAGTTCCCTTCACAATACAATTCTGGACAGCTTCTGTAGGTTAACCTAGACCAGTGTTAAGTCACAATTCTAGACAGGCAGTGTATAAAGTTATGCAACAGCCTCAGCTCCCACAGTATATTCTCAAATTAACAGTCCTGAGCTCTTCATGGAAGTGTGAGAAAAATCCATCCGTAGAATGGGCTGGAAAGGACATCCGCTACAACTTAATGTGCCGGCCATTGGAGTTGAGTCAATATGATAAGTCACGTAGTCAATCCTGTTTCCCTATGACAGAATGGATGCAGGCGTCGCCTATGCTACCAaactgcaccagtttaactagagCAGTGTAAAAATATCCAAGCTATATAAGCAAGGTTAACACTggtttaaatgtgtttttaaccGGGAGTTCGCATCAACTTACCTAGAttgatttttaaagttaatttagttTAATGTAATCTCTAGTGTATTTAAGGCCTTACAGATTCCTTAATTAGCACTGGTAGATGAGCTTCACTTCAAGCCTAGCTAGATTTCCAGAGCCTCCCTGAGACAAATTCCTCCATTGCC
Proteins encoded in this window:
- the SLC25A37 gene encoding mitoferrin-1 isoform X2, translated to MQSLQPDPKAQYKSVYQALKKIIHTEGFWRPLRGINVTMLGAGPAHAMYFACYEKMKRTLSDIIHHGGNSHLANGIAGSMATLLHDAVMNPAEVVKQRMQMYNSPYKTVLECIRTVHRTEGLGAFYRSYTTQLTMNVPFQAIHFITYEFMQEQINPRREYNPRSHILSGAIAGAVAAAATTPLDVCKTLLNTQENMALSSVNISGHLSGMANAFRTVYQLGGIPGYFRGVQARVIYQMPSTAIAWSVYEFFKYFLTKHKLEKRAPY
- the SLC25A37 gene encoding mitoferrin-1 isoform X1; amino-acid sequence: MELSCGRPAAALPGMEAESPGEDYESLPTGASLSTHMTAGAVAGILEHTVMYPVDSVKTRMQSLQPDPKAQYKSVYQALKKIIHTEGFWRPLRGINVTMLGAGPAHAMYFACYEKMKRTLSDIIHHGGNSHLANGIAGSMATLLHDAVMNPAEVVKQRMQMYNSPYKTVLECIRTVHRTEGLGAFYRSYTTQLTMNVPFQAIHFITYEFMQEQINPRREYNPRSHILSGAIAGAVAAAATTPLDVCKTLLNTQENMALSSVNISGHLSGMANAFRTVYQLGGIPGYFRGVQARVIYQMPSTAIAWSVYEFFKYFLTKHKLEKRAPY